From Halapricum desulfuricans, a single genomic window includes:
- a CDS encoding ATP synthase subunit A, whose product MSQAQTSDVREDGVIKSVSGPVVTADLDARMNDVVYVGHEGLMGEVIEIEGDVTTIQVYEETSGVSSGEPVETTGRPLTVDLGPGMLDSIYDGVQRPLQVLEEKMNSAFLDRGVDAPGIDMETVWEFTPEVEEGDTVEAGDIVGVVPETQTIDHKVMVPPDYEGGEVVEAESGNFTVEETVVELDNGEEITMHQEWPVRQQRPASEKQTPTEPLVSGQRILDGLFPIAKGGTAAIPGPFGSGKTVTQHQLAKWADADIVVYVGCGERGNEMTEVIEDFPELEDPTTGNPLMDRTTLIANTSNMPVAARESSVYTGITIAEYFRDMGYNVALMADSTSRWAEAMREISSRLEEMPGEEGYPAYLAARLAEFYERAGYFENVNGTEGSISVIGAVSPPGGDFSEPVTQNTLRIVKTFWALDADLAERRHFPAINWNESYSLYRDQLDPWFEENVESDWSEQRQWAIDTLDEEAELQEIVQLVGKDALPDDQQLTLEVARYLREAWLQQNAFHDVDTYCSPEKTYRILGAIKTFNDEAFDALDAGVPVEEITDIESLPRLNRIGVQEDYNEFVDELEGDIASELQEMY is encoded by the coding sequence ATGAGTCAAGCACAGACATCCGACGTCCGTGAAGACGGCGTCATCAAGAGCGTATCGGGCCCCGTCGTCACGGCGGACCTCGACGCCCGGATGAACGACGTGGTGTACGTCGGTCACGAAGGGCTGATGGGCGAAGTGATCGAGATCGAAGGCGACGTGACGACGATCCAGGTGTACGAGGAGACGTCCGGCGTGTCGTCGGGCGAGCCTGTCGAAACGACCGGTCGACCGCTGACGGTCGACCTCGGTCCCGGGATGCTGGATTCGATCTACGACGGCGTCCAGCGCCCGCTACAGGTCCTCGAAGAGAAGATGAACAGCGCGTTCCTCGACCGCGGGGTCGACGCCCCGGGGATCGACATGGAGACCGTCTGGGAGTTCACCCCGGAGGTCGAGGAAGGCGACACTGTCGAAGCCGGTGACATCGTCGGGGTCGTCCCCGAGACACAGACGATCGACCACAAGGTGATGGTGCCGCCTGATTACGAGGGCGGCGAAGTCGTCGAAGCCGAGTCCGGAAACTTCACCGTCGAGGAGACGGTCGTCGAACTGGACAACGGCGAAGAGATCACGATGCACCAGGAGTGGCCGGTTCGCCAGCAGCGTCCGGCCAGCGAGAAACAGACGCCGACCGAACCGCTGGTCTCGGGCCAGCGGATTCTCGACGGGCTGTTCCCCATCGCGAAAGGCGGGACGGCCGCGATTCCGGGCCCGTTCGGATCGGGGAAGACAGTTACCCAGCATCAGCTCGCCAAGTGGGCCGACGCGGACATCGTCGTCTACGTCGGCTGTGGCGAGCGCGGCAACGAGATGACCGAAGTCATCGAGGACTTCCCGGAGCTGGAAGACCCGACGACGGGCAACCCGCTGATGGATCGGACAACGCTGATCGCAAACACGTCGAACATGCCCGTCGCAGCACGGGAATCGTCGGTGTACACCGGGATCACCATTGCGGAGTACTTCCGTGACATGGGCTACAACGTCGCGCTGATGGCCGACTCGACCTCGCGGTGGGCCGAAGCGATGCGGGAAATCTCCTCGCGACTCGAGGAGATGCCCGGCGAAGAGGGGTATCCCGCCTATCTGGCCGCACGACTGGCGGAGTTCTACGAGCGAGCCGGCTACTTCGAGAACGTCAACGGTACCGAGGGGTCGATCTCAGTCATCGGTGCAGTCAGCCCACCCGGTGGTGACTTCTCGGAGCCGGTCACCCAGAACACCCTCAGGATCGTCAAGACCTTCTGGGCGCTGGACGCGGACCTCGCGGAACGACGACACTTCCCGGCGATCAACTGGAACGAATCGTACTCGCTGTATCGCGACCAGCTCGATCCGTGGTTCGAGGAGAACGTCGAATCGGACTGGTCCGAACAGCGCCAGTGGGCGATCGACACGCTCGACGAAGAGGCCGAACTCCAGGAGATCGTCCAGCTAGTCGGGAAAGACGCGCTACCGGACGACCAGCAGTTGACCCTGGAAGTCGCACGCTATCTGCGCGAGGCGTGGCTCCAACAGAACGCGTTCCACGACGTCGACACCTACTGCTCGCCGGAGAAGACCTACCGGATCCTCGGGGCGATCAAGACGTTCAACGACGAGGCCTTCGACGCGCTCGATGCAGGCGTGCCGGTCGAGGAGATCACCGACATCGAGTCGCTGCCGCGGTTGAACCGAATCGGCGTGCAGGAAGACTACAACGAGTTCGTCGACGAACTCGAGGGAGACATCGCGAGCGAGCTCCAGGAGATGTACTAA
- a CDS encoding V-type ATP synthase subunit I gives MLRPERMSRVSMTGSKRVMNDVIEVVHGLDLVHLSDYTNEIEGFEPGNPLEGADEYSEKLVTVRALKSTLGIENGYEGPTHVVTDEDLDDELEDVRQEVNALDDRREELRSELRSVEEDIEQLELFVQLGIDLDLLGGYDSLEVAVGEGDPADVTAELDASEIETFDVASEGEAIAVFAYVDDPGVLEDALVSATFSEVAIPDGTGDPAEYLKDRRHRKQQLKSKLDTVEDELDDLRLEVSGFLLAAEEKLTIAVQKREAPLSFATSDNAFVAEGWVPTEEIDTLKEAVETAADGKVEIEELEQATYDEDGHPEETESVEGGSGGSTVTDREPDRTDGPVARERTQDSEETAADGGYVPLSEDKPPTVQDNPGGVKPFEALVEVINRPKYTELDPTIVLFLTFPAFFGFMIGDLGYGLLYMGMGYWLMKNVDSDVLASLGGIALWAGGFTALFGVLYGEIFGLHWLGEFVWNGHPPIHKGLQPYYIAYAQAWLLLSIVIGVLHLVVGRLFDFVNKLHHGVTEAFVESGSWIMMTVGLWLWVFSKQVPAPKPDFMFYVFAEEGTTLTFLPETVTVESNMTAIELGFTGFPPIVGTVGLALLGVGLALGFKAEGGIVIIESITQTFGHVVSYTRLAAVVLAKAGMALAVNLLVFGATLTEEGEFHFLFFDPEAHGEVVFGGLVNGTGPAELILGGLAGIVVLLLGHLLVLVLGISSAGLQAVRLEYVEFFGKFYDGGGTVYNPFGYERNYTVEE, from the coding sequence ATGCTCAGGCCTGAGCGGATGAGTCGGGTCTCGATGACCGGCTCGAAGCGCGTGATGAACGACGTGATCGAAGTCGTCCACGGCCTCGATCTGGTGCACCTCAGCGACTACACCAACGAGATCGAGGGATTCGAACCCGGCAATCCGCTCGAGGGCGCCGACGAGTACTCCGAGAAGCTCGTGACCGTCCGGGCGCTGAAAAGTACTCTCGGAATCGAGAACGGCTACGAGGGGCCGACGCACGTCGTCACCGACGAGGACCTCGACGACGAACTCGAGGATGTTCGCCAGGAGGTCAACGCTCTCGACGATCGACGAGAGGAGCTCCGGAGCGAGTTGCGATCGGTCGAGGAAGACATCGAACAACTGGAGCTGTTCGTCCAGTTGGGGATCGACCTCGATCTGCTCGGCGGCTACGATAGTCTCGAAGTCGCCGTCGGCGAGGGCGACCCGGCCGACGTGACGGCGGAGCTCGACGCGAGCGAGATAGAGACCTTCGACGTGGCTTCGGAGGGTGAAGCGATCGCTGTGTTCGCATACGTCGACGATCCGGGCGTGCTCGAAGACGCGCTCGTCAGCGCGACGTTCAGCGAGGTTGCGATCCCGGACGGTACTGGGGACCCGGCCGAGTATCTCAAGGACCGTCGGCATCGCAAACAGCAGCTCAAGTCGAAGCTCGACACCGTCGAAGACGAACTCGACGACCTGCGACTGGAAGTCAGCGGGTTCCTGCTGGCCGCCGAGGAGAAGCTGACCATCGCCGTCCAGAAGCGCGAAGCACCGCTGTCCTTCGCGACGAGCGACAACGCGTTCGTCGCCGAGGGATGGGTCCCGACCGAAGAGATCGACACGCTCAAAGAAGCCGTCGAGACGGCCGCGGACGGCAAGGTCGAGATCGAGGAACTCGAACAGGCGACGTACGACGAAGACGGACATCCCGAAGAGACCGAGTCGGTCGAGGGCGGCTCCGGCGGATCCACAGTGACCGACCGCGAGCCGGACCGGACGGACGGCCCGGTCGCGAGAGAACGCACACAGGACAGCGAGGAGACTGCCGCCGACGGTGGATACGTCCCCCTGTCCGAGGACAAGCCGCCGACAGTCCAGGACAATCCAGGCGGCGTCAAGCCGTTCGAGGCACTGGTCGAAGTGATCAATCGGCCCAAATACACGGAACTCGATCCGACGATCGTCCTGTTCCTGACGTTCCCGGCCTTCTTCGGGTTCATGATCGGGGATCTCGGGTACGGGCTCCTCTATATGGGGATGGGCTACTGGCTCATGAAAAACGTCGACAGCGACGTGCTGGCGAGTCTCGGTGGTATCGCGCTGTGGGCCGGCGGCTTCACCGCGCTGTTCGGCGTCCTGTACGGTGAGATATTCGGCCTCCACTGGCTCGGCGAGTTCGTCTGGAACGGCCATCCGCCGATCCACAAGGGCCTGCAGCCGTACTATATCGCCTACGCGCAGGCGTGGCTGCTGTTGAGTATCGTCATCGGCGTCCTCCATCTCGTCGTGGGCCGACTGTTCGACTTCGTCAACAAGCTACACCACGGTGTCACGGAGGCGTTCGTCGAGAGCGGCTCCTGGATCATGATGACTGTCGGGCTCTGGCTGTGGGTGTTCAGCAAACAAGTGCCCGCACCGAAACCGGACTTCATGTTCTACGTCTTCGCAGAGGAAGGGACGACGCTGACCTTCCTCCCGGAGACGGTCACCGTCGAGTCAAACATGACCGCGATTGAGCTCGGATTCACCGGCTTCCCGCCGATCGTCGGCACCGTCGGGCTCGCGCTGCTGGGCGTCGGGCTCGCCCTCGGATTCAAGGCCGAAGGCGGAATCGTAATTATCGAGAGCATTACCCAGACGTTCGGCCACGTCGTCTCCTACACCCGACTGGCCGCGGTCGTGCTGGCGAAAGCCGGCATGGCCCTAGCGGTAAACCTGCTCGTGTTCGGTGCGACGCTGACCGAGGAAGGGGAGTTCCACTTCCTGTTCTTCGATCCTGAAGCGCACGGCGAAGTCGTCTTCGGCGGCCTGGTCAACGGCACCGGGCCGGCCGAGTTGATCCTCGGTGGATTGGCCGGGATCGTCGTCCTCCTGCTCGGCCACCTGCTGGTGCTCGTGCTGGGGATCTCCAGCGCGGGGCTACAGGCAGTGCGTCTCGAATACGTCGAGTTCTTCGGGAAGTTCTACGACGGCGGCGGGACGGTCTACAACCCGTTCGGATACGAGCGAAACTACACAGTCGAGGAGTAG
- a CDS encoding V-type ATP synthase subunit C has translation MSAQYGSSAEEASNYEYVTARVSARRASLFDEDDYRKLVRMGTGEIARFMEETEYGREMNALGARFSGVNLIEYALNRNLAKHFNDLLRWATGEAYDYIARYLRKFDAWNVKTALRGIYSEAGTEAIESDYIRAGEFDDALLEQLARAESIESAVEALDQTIFADALREAYDDYEETDLLVPLENAVDRVFFEDIDEGLPSRVQADRATQLYIEFITAEIDFSNVRNALRLARSGADMDPAAYFIDGGRLFDAEELRQLVGNRDQLVEHVRESIYGDDLAVALTELEESDDIVRFENVLDAALLAFADRLANRYPPSVCSVLSYILAKEREVDNIRAIARGREADLSPEEIETELVTL, from the coding sequence ATGAGCGCACAGTACGGCAGTTCGGCCGAAGAAGCGAGCAACTACGAATACGTGACCGCCCGGGTCAGCGCCCGGCGTGCGTCGCTGTTCGACGAGGACGACTACCGGAAACTCGTCCGGATGGGGACCGGCGAAATCGCCCGGTTCATGGAGGAAACCGAGTACGGCCGAGAGATGAACGCGCTCGGCGCTCGCTTTTCCGGGGTCAATCTCATCGAGTACGCGCTCAATCGCAACCTCGCGAAGCACTTCAACGATCTCTTGCGGTGGGCGACCGGAGAGGCGTACGACTACATCGCCCGGTACCTCCGGAAGTTCGACGCCTGGAACGTCAAGACGGCGCTGCGAGGGATCTACTCCGAGGCCGGTACCGAAGCCATCGAATCCGACTATATCCGGGCGGGCGAGTTCGACGACGCCCTGCTGGAGCAGCTGGCAAGAGCCGAGTCGATCGAGAGTGCGGTCGAAGCACTCGATCAGACGATCTTCGCGGATGCCCTACGTGAGGCGTACGACGATTACGAGGAGACGGACCTGCTCGTGCCGCTGGAAAACGCGGTCGATCGGGTCTTTTTCGAGGATATCGACGAAGGGTTGCCGTCCCGCGTGCAGGCCGACAGGGCGACGCAACTGTACATCGAGTTCATCACCGCGGAGATCGACTTCAGCAACGTCCGCAACGCCCTGCGGCTGGCTCGCAGCGGTGCGGACATGGACCCCGCCGCGTACTTCATCGACGGCGGACGGCTCTTCGACGCCGAGGAACTGCGCCAGCTGGTCGGCAATCGCGATCAACTCGTCGAGCACGTCCGGGAGAGTATCTACGGTGACGACCTCGCCGTGGCACTGACCGAACTCGAGGAGAGCGACGACATCGTTCGCTTCGAGAACGTGCTCGACGCCGCGTTGCTGGCGTTCGCCGACCGACTCGCGAACCGGTACCCGCCGTCGGTGTGTTCGGTCCTGTCGTACATCCTCGCCAAAGAGCGAGAGGTGGACAACATCCGTGCAATCGCACGCGGCCGGGAGGCCGACCTCTCGCCCGAGGAGATCGAAACGGAGCTGGTCACGCTATGA
- the ahaH gene encoding ATP synthase archaeal subunit H, translated as MPREQVLRDIKAAEKEAEDIVANAEAEREERIEEARERAEQIRSEAEREAEEMADERLEEAREEITAERERIVEEGEQESERLEERAEQRLDEVVEHVVSLFEEEVHAQA; from the coding sequence ATGCCACGGGAACAGGTTCTCAGGGATATCAAAGCGGCCGAAAAAGAGGCGGAAGACATCGTCGCCAACGCCGAGGCCGAGCGCGAGGAACGGATCGAAGAGGCGCGCGAACGCGCCGAACAGATCCGTAGCGAGGCCGAACGCGAGGCCGAGGAGATGGCCGACGAACGCCTCGAAGAGGCCCGCGAGGAGATCACAGCCGAGCGCGAGCGGATCGTCGAGGAGGGCGAACAGGAGAGCGAACGCCTCGAGGAGCGCGCCGAACAGCGGCTCGACGAGGTCGTCGAGCACGTCGTGTCGCTGTTCGAGGAGGAGGTACATGCTCAGGCCTGA
- a CDS encoding methyltransferase domain-containing protein: MGVLEHKGRARVFYKYLSQVYDRINPFIWNEEMRDEAIGWLELDGGERVLDVGCGTGFATEGLLQHVETVYGLDQSSHQLEKAYAKFGRSGPVRFTRGDAERLPYQDDTFDVVWSSGSIEYWPNPVDALEECRRVVKPGGKVLIVGPDYPANTVFQKIADAIMLFYDEDEADRMFREAGFEEFEHHIQQARPGSPRAITTVAEVHEE; this comes from the coding sequence ATGGGCGTTCTCGAACACAAGGGCCGAGCACGGGTCTTCTACAAGTATCTCTCGCAGGTCTACGACCGGATCAACCCCTTCATCTGGAACGAGGAGATGCGCGACGAGGCCATCGGCTGGCTCGAACTGGATGGCGGCGAGCGCGTGCTCGACGTCGGCTGTGGCACCGGTTTCGCCACGGAGGGCCTGCTCCAGCACGTCGAGACCGTCTACGGCCTCGACCAGAGCTCGCACCAACTGGAGAAAGCCTACGCGAAGTTCGGCCGTAGCGGCCCCGTTCGGTTCACCCGCGGTGACGCCGAACGGCTCCCCTATCAGGACGACACCTTCGATGTCGTCTGGTCGTCCGGCTCGATCGAGTACTGGCCTAACCCGGTCGACGCTCTCGAGGAGTGTCGACGCGTCGTCAAGCCCGGCGGCAAAGTGCTGATCGTCGGCCCGGACTATCCCGCGAATACCGTCTTCCAGAAGATCGCCGACGCGATCATGCTGTTCTACGACGAGGACGAGGCCGACCGGATGTTCCGGGAAGCCGGCTTCGAGGAGTTCGAGCATCATATTCAGCAGGCACGACCGGGAAGCCCACGGGCAATTACGACTGTTGCGGAAGTACACGAAGAGTGA
- a CDS encoding type IV pilin, with protein MSRGLSPVVGTVLLVVVTVVLAGIGGAVAFGSDTTESTPRVHFTVSAEADADRITITHDGGDTVSTEELTFRIEIDGQPLAQQPPIPFFAADGFASGPTGPFNPAADPMWTAGESASVSLASTNAPLLDPGATVSVTISTDQGTVAQLETNAA; from the coding sequence GTGTCCCGTGGGCTGTCACCCGTCGTGGGTACGGTATTGCTCGTGGTCGTGACCGTCGTGCTGGCCGGCATCGGCGGTGCCGTCGCTTTTGGGTCCGACACGACGGAGTCGACACCACGCGTACACTTCACAGTCAGTGCCGAGGCGGATGCCGACCGGATCACGATCACGCACGACGGCGGAGACACAGTATCGACCGAAGAGCTGACATTCCGGATCGAAATCGACGGACAGCCGCTCGCACAGCAGCCTCCGATCCCGTTTTTCGCCGCTGACGGCTTCGCGAGCGGGCCGACGGGCCCGTTCAATCCGGCCGCCGATCCAATGTGGACGGCCGGTGAGAGCGCGAGCGTGAGTCTTGCGAGCACCAACGCGCCGCTCCTCGACCCCGGTGCGACCGTGTCCGTTACGATTTCGACCGACCAGGGGACCGTCGCACAGCTCGAGACGAACGCAGCCTGA
- a CDS encoding DUF7096 domain-containing protein: protein MSPPSTGRITLLAIGLFAVIGVGVTAGLVGPAGAPGETQTIDTDTPKPALAQVNGTANYLQVSDENLRTSGRHRASVDVTAATRIDSDRLALDYAIESFRVRFERAETEAERTAAARTLAARLDNKTQALHQRQQRALERYNDGELTPNEFMATLAHVDATAEGIEATADTVITMDESTIDYSLPPDLETKLRGYEGALLTNSGLIREVEFQPAIAGSGRSRLTYIETGEQGIVVATIVNDRYVREGFTASPVLGSGEPQLRTASEVVDRASELYPWAMAAENRKRSPRPDSFGNTSVFSVDISHTQGELTTYLDTSTTDVFKEEQIRDLSTMTVSETYTNSTGRFALTVNATHDTGPIEVSLTRLTTNNGANATVEIDGRRVGETGDDGLLWTLDTRGTTTVEVVPSEGETFTVTIPDRAIPG, encoded by the coding sequence ATGTCACCCCCCTCCACCGGTCGGATAACACTCCTCGCGATCGGGCTCTTCGCGGTGATCGGCGTCGGTGTCACCGCCGGACTCGTCGGTCCGGCCGGCGCGCCCGGGGAGACACAGACGATCGACACGGATACCCCGAAACCGGCCCTCGCGCAGGTGAACGGGACGGCCAACTACCTGCAAGTGTCCGACGAGAATCTCCGAACCTCGGGGCGACATCGGGCGTCCGTCGACGTGACGGCCGCCACGCGGATCGACAGCGATCGGCTGGCACTGGACTACGCGATCGAGTCGTTCCGGGTGCGCTTCGAGCGCGCGGAGACCGAGGCCGAGCGGACGGCCGCCGCGCGTACCCTCGCCGCACGACTGGACAACAAGACGCAGGCGTTACATCAGCGCCAACAGCGAGCACTCGAACGGTACAACGACGGCGAGTTGACACCGAACGAATTTATGGCGACGCTGGCCCATGTCGACGCGACTGCCGAGGGGATCGAAGCGACGGCCGACACGGTGATCACGATGGACGAATCGACGATCGATTACTCGCTGCCGCCCGATCTCGAAACGAAACTGCGGGGCTACGAGGGTGCGTTACTCACGAACAGCGGCCTGATCCGCGAGGTCGAGTTCCAGCCGGCGATCGCCGGGTCGGGCCGATCGCGGCTCACGTATATCGAGACCGGCGAACAGGGGATCGTCGTTGCGACGATCGTCAACGACCGATACGTCCGGGAGGGGTTCACTGCGAGCCCGGTCCTCGGGAGCGGCGAACCGCAACTCCGAACAGCCAGCGAGGTGGTCGATCGGGCGAGCGAACTGTACCCGTGGGCGATGGCCGCGGAGAACCGGAAGCGGTCACCTCGCCCGGATTCGTTCGGGAACACGTCGGTCTTCAGCGTCGATATCTCACACACGCAGGGTGAACTGACCACGTATCTCGACACGTCGACGACCGACGTGTTCAAAGAAGAACAGATTCGGGATCTGTCGACGATGACGGTCTCGGAGACGTACACGAACAGTACTGGACGGTTCGCGCTAACGGTCAACGCGACCCACGACACCGGCCCGATCGAGGTGTCACTCACGCGATTGACGACCAACAACGGTGCCAACGCGACGGTCGAGATCGACGGGAGACGGGTCGGTGAGACCGGCGACGACGGCCTCCTGTGGACACTGGATACCCGCGGGACGACCACGGTAGAAGTCGTACCTTCCGAGGGAGAGACGTTCACGGTCACGATCCCTGACCGCGCGATACCGGGCTAG
- a CDS encoding V-type ATP synthase subunit E, giving the protein MSLDSVTEDIKEQARARAEEIRSDAEEQADEIIQEAEQEAERIRQQKEREVERQIEQEREQRLSSGNLEAKQTRLAARRQLLERVREQVETALVDLDAETREELTRELLDAASTEFEDVEAAEVYGRSDDEELLTSILEEYDGFEYGGEIDCLGGVVVESDSSRVRVNNTFDSVLEDVWQESLREISDELFEEQ; this is encoded by the coding sequence ATGAGTCTCGACAGCGTAACAGAAGACATCAAAGAGCAGGCTCGCGCACGTGCGGAGGAAATACGCTCCGACGCCGAGGAGCAGGCCGACGAGATCATCCAGGAGGCAGAGCAGGAAGCCGAGCGGATCCGCCAACAGAAAGAGCGCGAGGTCGAGCGACAGATCGAACAAGAGCGCGAGCAGCGCCTCTCGAGTGGGAACCTCGAGGCCAAGCAGACGCGGCTGGCGGCCCGTCGTCAGCTTCTCGAGCGGGTTCGCGAGCAGGTCGAAACCGCACTCGTCGACCTCGACGCGGAGACGCGAGAGGAGTTGACCCGCGAGTTGCTCGATGCGGCGAGCACGGAGTTCGAGGACGTCGAGGCGGCCGAGGTGTACGGCCGCAGCGACGACGAGGAGTTGCTGACGTCGATCCTCGAGGAGTACGACGGCTTCGAGTACGGCGGGGAAATCGACTGCCTCGGCGGCGTAGTCGTCGAGAGCGACTCGTCCCGGGTCCGGGTCAACAACACGTTCGATTCGGTCCTCGAGGACGTCTGGCAGGAATCGCTTCGCGAAATCAGTGACGAACTGTTCGAGGAGCAATGA
- a CDS encoding V-type ATP synthase subunit F — protein MSKEIAVVGTPDFTTGFRLAGVRRAINIPDDEMEAELDETVKELLTSDDIGILVMHDDDLQYLSRGVRETVQQSVDPVLVTLGGGTESGNLREQIKRAIGIDLMEEDEQQL, from the coding sequence ATGAGTAAGGAAATCGCCGTGGTCGGAACGCCGGACTTCACGACCGGGTTTCGCCTGGCAGGCGTCCGAAGGGCGATCAACATCCCCGACGACGAGATGGAAGCGGAACTTGACGAGACTGTCAAGGAGTTGCTCACGAGCGACGACATCGGCATTCTCGTGATGCACGACGACGACCTGCAGTACCTCTCCCGGGGCGTCCGCGAGACGGTACAGCAGAGCGTCGACCCCGTGCTGGTGACGCTCGGCGGCGGGACCGAGAGCGGGAACTTGCGCGAACAGATCAAACGAGCGATCGGTATCGACCTGATGGAGGAAGACGAACAGCAACTATGA
- a CDS encoding helix-turn-helix transcriptional regulator, giving the protein MPAWPRALFAIALVVSLLVAGVAPLGALPPGESAGTGPSATGTGQITSVAEPDLAVDTTYRIDVQSDGDARWTVNRTFRFDDESDRAGFEELAEQFADGAGPERTVSAFEGASELASETTGRSMVITNVTRSTRVGTDSGSLVLSFRWTNFSRQEDGRIHVGDVFRTEPRWLSNISDGERLIITRPDGYQFYNVSTNVQNRVLLWNGPHTFGTGRPYAVFDPISSPPPSQDTTTVQSGDTPAGTALGAILALAVLAGVGYAVYTGRLDRPTESGSDTPISAEGDADTATTADSDEESAETPAADDGAGETVAATAGGAAAGVDDPDDDADEQATTDQPSDDGTDGDDVDEALLSDAERVERLLERNDGRMKQARIVEETGWSNAKVSQLLSSMAEEGQIEKLRIGRENLISFPEEGPDQ; this is encoded by the coding sequence ATGCCCGCGTGGCCCCGTGCCCTCTTCGCCATCGCGCTTGTCGTTTCCCTCCTTGTGGCCGGCGTTGCCCCCCTGGGTGCGCTCCCTCCCGGTGAGTCGGCGGGTACCGGCCCGTCAGCTACCGGGACCGGTCAGATAACGTCGGTCGCCGAACCGGATCTCGCCGTCGATACGACCTACCGGATCGACGTTCAGTCGGACGGAGATGCCCGGTGGACCGTCAATCGGACGTTCCGGTTCGACGACGAGAGCGACCGCGCCGGGTTCGAAGAACTCGCCGAGCAGTTCGCTGACGGCGCAGGTCCGGAACGGACGGTCTCCGCGTTTGAGGGGGCAAGCGAGCTGGCCAGTGAGACGACCGGTCGTTCGATGGTGATCACGAACGTCACGCGTTCGACGCGTGTCGGCACCGACAGCGGGTCGCTGGTACTGTCCTTCCGGTGGACGAACTTCTCCCGCCAGGAGGACGGTCGGATCCATGTCGGCGACGTCTTCCGGACGGAGCCGCGCTGGCTCTCCAATATCAGCGACGGGGAGCGGCTGATCATCACTCGCCCCGACGGTTACCAGTTCTACAACGTCAGCACGAACGTGCAGAACCGGGTCCTGCTGTGGAACGGCCCGCATACCTTCGGGACGGGCCGACCGTACGCGGTTTTCGATCCGATTTCGTCGCCGCCCCCGTCACAGGACACGACGACAGTGCAGTCTGGTGATACCCCGGCTGGCACTGCTCTCGGCGCTATCCTGGCTCTCGCTGTCCTCGCCGGCGTCGGCTACGCTGTCTACACCGGTCGCCTCGACCGGCCGACGGAATCCGGATCGGACACGCCTATATCGGCCGAGGGCGATGCTGACACGGCGACCACGGCTGATAGTGACGAGGAGTCGGCTGAGACGCCCGCGGCTGACGATGGCGCGGGCGAGACAGTAGCTGCGACTGCTGGTGGGGCGGCTGCTGGAGTAGACGACCCGGACGACGATGCGGACGAACAAGCGACGACCGATCAACCGTCCGACGATGGGACCGACGGGGACGACGTCGACGAGGCGCTGTTGAGCGACGCGGAACGCGTCGAACGGCTCCTCGAGCGAAACGACGGTCGGATGAAACAGGCTCGCATCGTCGAGGAGACCGGGTGGTCGAACGCGAAAGTGTCCCAGCTCCTTTCGTCGATGGCCGAAGAGGGACAGATCGAGAAACTCCGCATCGGTCGGGAGAACCTCATTTCCTTCCCCGAAGAGGGTCCCGACCAGTAG